A stretch of Carnobacterium iners DNA encodes these proteins:
- the hslU gene encoding ATP-dependent protease ATPase subunit HslU, translating to MNTVENMTPREIVSELDKYIIGQKEAKKSVAVALRNRYRRLQLDEAMRKEITPKNLLMIGPTGVGKTEIARRLATIVKAPFIKVEATKFTEVGYIGRDVESMVRDLVEAAIVIVEKQQHSKVYLQAEKNAVNRLVKILVPGIKKEKKQSNASNPFESMFQGMNLNQEKPVEEEEEVNETITLNRESIKQQIRNGQLDNREVTIEIKEHKKSMNSPMNAGLEQMGIDLSETLGALRSKNKVKRAVTVKEALDILIQEESEKLVNQEDIYSKAIHLAQNSGIIFIDEFDKITSKSSQSGEVSREGVQRDILPIVEGSQVSTKYGAIQTDYILFIASGAFHMSKPSDLIPELQGRFPIRVELDDLTKEDFVKILTEPNNALVKQYIAMIATDNIDVTFTYEAIERLADIAYRVNHETDNIGARRLHTILEKLLEDLLFEAPDMQMGDITITKSYVDEKIAHIVEDKDLSRYIL from the coding sequence ATGAACACAGTAGAAAATATGACACCTAGAGAAATTGTGAGTGAATTAGATAAGTACATTATCGGTCAAAAAGAAGCTAAAAAATCAGTCGCAGTAGCTTTACGCAACAGGTACCGACGTTTACAATTAGACGAAGCAATGCGAAAAGAAATAACACCTAAGAATCTATTAATGATTGGGCCGACCGGAGTAGGTAAAACTGAAATTGCTAGACGCTTAGCTACGATTGTCAAAGCACCATTCATTAAAGTCGAAGCAACCAAATTTACAGAAGTTGGTTACATTGGACGGGATGTTGAATCAATGGTTCGTGACTTAGTGGAAGCTGCAATTGTCATTGTTGAAAAACAACAACATTCTAAGGTTTATCTTCAAGCTGAAAAGAATGCGGTTAATCGTTTAGTCAAGATTTTAGTGCCTGGTATAAAAAAAGAAAAGAAACAATCAAACGCATCCAATCCATTTGAATCGATGTTTCAAGGGATGAATTTAAATCAAGAAAAACCTGTTGAAGAGGAAGAAGAAGTCAACGAAACCATTACGCTTAATCGTGAATCAATCAAACAACAAATTCGAAACGGTCAATTGGATAACAGAGAAGTAACTATTGAAATAAAAGAGCATAAAAAAAGTATGAACTCGCCTATGAATGCAGGCTTAGAACAAATGGGCATTGATTTAAGTGAAACACTAGGTGCGTTACGTTCAAAAAACAAAGTTAAACGAGCCGTTACAGTTAAAGAAGCACTAGATATTTTGATTCAAGAAGAATCAGAAAAACTAGTTAATCAAGAAGATATTTATTCAAAAGCTATTCATTTAGCGCAAAACTCAGGTATTATTTTTATTGATGAGTTTGATAAGATTACCTCTAAAAGTAGCCAGTCTGGTGAGGTATCTAGAGAGGGTGTACAAAGAGACATTCTGCCAATCGTCGAAGGCTCACAAGTATCCACTAAATATGGTGCCATTCAAACAGATTACATCTTGTTTATCGCTTCAGGTGCCTTTCATATGTCTAAACCAAGCGACTTAATCCCTGAATTACAAGGACGTTTCCCAATCCGTGTCGAACTAGATGATTTAACAAAAGAAGATTTTGTCAAAATTTTAACAGAGCCTAATAATGCCTTAGTTAAACAGTACATCGCTATGATTGCGACAGATAATATTGATGTTACCTTTACATATGAGGCGATTGAAAGATTAGCTGATATTGCTTATCGTGTAAACCACGAAACGGATAATATCGGTGCTAGACGCTTGCATACTATTTTAGAAAAACTACTAGAAGATTTGTTGTTTGAGGCACCTGATATGCAGATGGGTGATATCACAATTACAAAAAGTTACGTTGACGAAAAGATTGCGCACATTGTTGAAGACAAAGATTTAAGTAGATATATATTATAA
- the codY gene encoding GTP-sensing pleiotropic transcriptional regulator CodY produces the protein MSGLLQKMRMINQMLQKKGGVVNTQLAIEGQLPFNDMASILADVLNVNAYLIDETGNLLGFNEKHEINNERVKEMLKAEKFPFDYSLSMLEISETRSNIGIESDYTIFPIETRDLFINGLTTIIPIYAAGERLGTLILARLSPEFDDNDLILGEHASTVVGIEILFKKSTQIEEETRNSAIVQIALKTLSYSEMKAVKAIFEELNGTEGRLTTSIIADKIGITRSVIVNALRKLESGGIIETKSLGMKGTYIRIYNKKFKSALDRETFY, from the coding sequence ATGAGTGGATTGCTTCAAAAGATGCGTATGATTAATCAAATGCTCCAAAAAAAAGGTGGCGTAGTAAATACTCAGCTAGCTATAGAAGGGCAACTTCCTTTTAATGATATGGCTAGTATTTTAGCCGATGTTTTAAACGTAAATGCTTATTTAATTGATGAAACCGGAAATCTATTGGGTTTTAATGAAAAGCATGAAATTAATAACGAGCGTGTAAAAGAAATGTTGAAAGCAGAAAAATTTCCTTTTGACTATTCCTTGAGCATGCTCGAAATTAGCGAAACTCGTTCAAATATTGGTATAGAGAGTGATTATACTATTTTCCCAATTGAAACAAGAGATTTATTTATCAACGGTTTAACAACCATTATTCCTATTTACGCAGCAGGTGAGCGGTTAGGAACGCTAATTCTAGCCCGTCTTTCGCCAGAATTTGATGATAATGATTTGATTTTAGGAGAACACGCTTCTACGGTAGTCGGTATCGAAATTTTATTTAAAAAGTCTACTCAAATAGAAGAGGAAACAAGAAATAGTGCGATAGTTCAAATCGCTCTCAAAACATTATCCTACAGTGAAATGAAGGCTGTCAAAGCTATTTTTGAAGAGCTTAATGGAACAGAAGGACGTTTAACGACCTCTATCATTGCAGACAAAATTGGTATCACACGTTCTGTTATTGTTAATGCATTGAGAAAATTAGAATCAGGTGGTATTATCGAGACTAAGTCTCTTGGGATGAAAGGGACTTACATTCGTATTTACAATAAAAAATTTAAAAGTGCTTTAGATAGAGAAACGTTTTATTAA
- a CDS encoding aldose 1-epimerase family protein, with translation MIKLENQFITVEILEKGAEQTSLINKQTGIDYLWQGDSAYWNRQAPVLFPFVGRLKDNQYQYNNKTYSMNQHGFARDRIFEVTNQNETAVTLSLLSDEESKEIYPFDFCLKITYQLEEASVKVSYQVENINADEPMYFSIGGHPGFNMPLTDETSFEDYYLSFSPKRSRTLIPLKGAYIDYENRTLGQTNTDIALRWRHFDEDALIYETKNKNVFSILSDKTTHGISVSFTDFPYVGIWSPAKLKAPLVCIEPWYGIADTSDASGRLEDKLGIQFLKPSEQFNCEYTITIF, from the coding sequence TTGATTAAACTAGAAAACCAGTTTATAACGGTTGAGATTTTAGAAAAAGGTGCAGAACAAACCAGTTTAATAAACAAACAGACCGGCATTGACTATCTTTGGCAAGGAGATTCAGCTTATTGGAATAGACAGGCTCCTGTTTTGTTTCCTTTTGTTGGACGTCTGAAGGATAATCAATACCAATACAACAATAAAACTTATAGCATGAATCAACATGGTTTTGCTAGAGATCGTATTTTTGAGGTAACCAATCAGAATGAAACAGCTGTAACGTTGTCTCTTTTATCCGACGAAGAATCCAAGGAAATCTATCCCTTTGATTTTTGTTTAAAGATTACTTACCAACTAGAGGAAGCTTCTGTTAAAGTTAGCTACCAAGTTGAAAATATCAATGCCGATGAACCGATGTACTTCTCTATCGGAGGGCATCCTGGTTTTAATATGCCCTTGACTGATGAGACAAGTTTTGAAGATTATTATTTAAGCTTTTCACCAAAGCGTTCAAGGACACTTATCCCGTTAAAAGGGGCCTACATTGATTATGAAAACCGAACTTTAGGGCAAACAAATACGGATATTGCGTTAAGATGGCGCCATTTTGATGAAGACGCGCTTATCTATGAAACAAAGAATAAAAATGTTTTTTCTATTCTTTCAGATAAAACAACACATGGTATTTCTGTTAGCTTTACAGATTTTCCATATGTCGGAATTTGGTCTCCCGCAAAACTGAAAGCTCCTTTAGTTTGTATTGAGCCTTGGTATGGCATTGCAGACACAAGTGATGCTAGTGGACGCTTAGAAGATAAGTTAGGAATTCAATTCTTAAAACCTAGCGAACAATTTAACTGCGAGTATACTATTACTATTTTTTAA
- the plsY gene encoding glycerol-3-phosphate 1-O-acyltransferase PlsY → MVKIIFMFGVAYLLGSIPSGVWIGKKMYGKDIRDFGSGNSGTTNTFRILGFKAGVMVLLADVLKGTLAGSLPYFLNSELNPMVVGLGAIIGHTFPIFAQFKGGKAVATSAGVLLAYNPPFFIFCVVLFLVILYFSRMVSFSSILGLLIILPSSLVTNDWVLTTIAGILAVFIIYRHKDNIKRIRLGTESKVPFGYGYKKTKKDS, encoded by the coding sequence GTGGTAAAAATTATCTTTATGTTTGGTGTAGCCTATTTGCTTGGTTCAATTCCATCTGGCGTATGGATTGGTAAAAAGATGTATGGAAAAGATATTCGAGATTTTGGTAGTGGCAATTCAGGAACAACAAATACGTTTCGTATTTTAGGTTTTAAAGCTGGTGTTATGGTCTTATTGGCTGACGTTTTAAAAGGCACACTCGCAGGCAGTCTTCCTTATTTTCTGAATTCCGAATTGAACCCCATGGTTGTAGGGCTTGGTGCGATAATTGGGCATACCTTTCCAATTTTCGCTCAATTCAAAGGTGGAAAAGCAGTCGCGACTAGTGCTGGAGTCTTATTAGCCTATAATCCGCCGTTTTTTATTTTCTGTGTAGTTTTATTTTTAGTGATTCTCTATTTTTCAAGGATGGTAAGCTTCTCAAGTATTCTCGGCTTATTAATTATCCTTCCTTCTAGTCTGGTAACGAATGATTGGGTGTTAACAACGATAGCTGGAATTTTAGCTGTTTTTATTATCTATCGACACAAAGATAACATCAAACGAATTCGACTTGGGACAGAAAGCAAAGTTCCATTTGGATACGGATACAAAAAAACTAAAAAGGATTCGTAG